The proteins below come from a single Mugil cephalus isolate CIBA_MC_2020 chromosome 7, CIBA_Mcephalus_1.1, whole genome shotgun sequence genomic window:
- the LOC125010998 gene encoding zinc finger protein 287-like isoform X2 — protein sequence MSRLRLLRRLVAERLQEAVEEILGLVEGVMAEYEEELHHKYGASRTGEAPRGPADPGPARHDPDVEQLEEVPVIKQEQEEEEEQEEEEEQEEQEEAAWIAPLEAELDPREMKAEEPEEALKVEWNEEDVQPGTSCEGMDAPPPPPPPPPPLPNLPASSQGDAAVGSSPCCKVCKMLFRYSRSLTTHARLHADDALCVCGVCGERQPDKRALLQHLDAHVKSHVCSFCSKSFRRLVELKVHTRCHTGEKPFSCSVCGKGFSRKGNMEIHMRTHTGEKPHRCGVCGKGFRITSAMVRHSRTHSGVRPYSCHVCLKGFVSSSDMKVHLRTHTGEKPYVCPVCGRSFALSTPLKHHLRRHTEDGRCTAARAPATSTSTRCDAT from the exons ATGTCCCGTCTGCGGCTGCTGAGGAGGCTGGTGGCGGAGAGGCTGCAGGAGGCGGTGGAGGAGATCCTGGGGCTGGTGGAGGGCGTCATGGCGGAGTACGAGGAGGAGCTGCACCACAAGTACGGAGCGAGCCGGACCGGGGAGGCTCCGCGGGGCCCCGCGGACCCGGGGCCGGCCCGGCACGACCCAG atgtggagcagctggaggaagTTCCCGTCATcaagcaggagcaggaggaggaggaggagcaggaggaggaggaggagcaggaggagcaggaggaggcggcCTGGATCGCTCCTCTGGAGGCTGAGCTGGACCCCAGAGAGATGAAGGCGGAGGAGCCTGAGGAGGCTCTGAAGGTGGAGTGGAATGAGGAGGACGTCCAGCCAGGCACTTCCTGTGAGGGGATGGatgcacctcctccacctcctcctcctcctcctccactaccAAACCTTCCCGCCTCCTCTCAGGGTGACGCCGCCGTTGGCTCCTCCCCCTGCTGTAAGGTCTGTAAGATGCTGTTCCGTTACAGCCGCTCCCTGACGACGCACGCCCGCCTCCACGCCGATGACGCGCTGTGCGTGTGCGGCGTGTGCGGCGAGCGGCAGCCGGACAAACGGGCGCTGCTGCAGCACCTGGACGCGCACGTCAAGAGCCACGTCTGCAGCTTCTGCAGCAAAAGCTTCCGGCGGCTGGTGGAGCTGAAGGTGCACACGCGCTGCCACACGGGGGAGAAGCCCTTCAGCTGCAGCGTGTGCGGGAAAGGCTTCAGCCGCAAGGGCAACATGGAGATCCACATGAGGACGCACACGGGCGAGAAGCCGCACCGCTGCGGCGTCTGTGGGAAGGGCTTCAGGATCACCTCGGCCATGGTCCGCCACTCCAGGACGCACTCGGGCGTCAGGCCCTACAGCTGCCACGTCTGCCTCAAGGGCTTCGTCTCCAGCTCCGACATGAAGGTCCACCTGAGGACGCACACCGGCGAGAAGCCCTACGTCTGCCCCGTGTGTGGGAGGAGCTTCGCGCTCAGCACGCCGCTCAAGCACCACCTGAGGCGCCACACGGAGGACGGACGCTGCACTGCAGCACGCGCTCCGGCCACGTCCACGTCCACGCGCTGCGACGCCACCTGA
- the LOC125010998 gene encoding zinc finger protein 771-like isoform X1, translating to MSRLRLLRRLVAERLQEAVEEILGLVEGVMAEYEEELHHKYGASRTGEAPRGPADPGPARHDPGPVRHDPDVEQLEEVPVIKQEQEEEEEQEEEEEQEEQEEAAWIAPLEAELDPREMKAEEPEEALKVEWNEEDVQPGTSCEGMDAPPPPPPPPPPLPNLPASSQGDAAVGSSPCCKVCKMLFRYSRSLTTHARLHADDALCVCGVCGERQPDKRALLQHLDAHVKSHVCSFCSKSFRRLVELKVHTRCHTGEKPFSCSVCGKGFSRKGNMEIHMRTHTGEKPHRCGVCGKGFRITSAMVRHSRTHSGVRPYSCHVCLKGFVSSSDMKVHLRTHTGEKPYVCPVCGRSFALSTPLKHHLRRHTEDGRCTAARAPATSTSTRCDAT from the exons ATGTCCCGTCTGCGGCTGCTGAGGAGGCTGGTGGCGGAGAGGCTGCAGGAGGCGGTGGAGGAGATCCTGGGGCTGGTGGAGGGCGTCATGGCGGAGTACGAGGAGGAGCTGCACCACAAGTACGGAGCGAGCCGGACCGGGGAGGCTCCGCGGGGCCCCGCGGACCCGGGGCCGGCCCGGCACGACCCAGGTCCGGTCCGACACGACC cagatgtggagcagctggaggaagTTCCCGTCATcaagcaggagcaggaggaggaggaggagcaggaggaggaggaggagcaggaggagcaggaggaggcggcCTGGATCGCTCCTCTGGAGGCTGAGCTGGACCCCAGAGAGATGAAGGCGGAGGAGCCTGAGGAGGCTCTGAAGGTGGAGTGGAATGAGGAGGACGTCCAGCCAGGCACTTCCTGTGAGGGGATGGatgcacctcctccacctcctcctcctcctcctccactaccAAACCTTCCCGCCTCCTCTCAGGGTGACGCCGCCGTTGGCTCCTCCCCCTGCTGTAAGGTCTGTAAGATGCTGTTCCGTTACAGCCGCTCCCTGACGACGCACGCCCGCCTCCACGCCGATGACGCGCTGTGCGTGTGCGGCGTGTGCGGCGAGCGGCAGCCGGACAAACGGGCGCTGCTGCAGCACCTGGACGCGCACGTCAAGAGCCACGTCTGCAGCTTCTGCAGCAAAAGCTTCCGGCGGCTGGTGGAGCTGAAGGTGCACACGCGCTGCCACACGGGGGAGAAGCCCTTCAGCTGCAGCGTGTGCGGGAAAGGCTTCAGCCGCAAGGGCAACATGGAGATCCACATGAGGACGCACACGGGCGAGAAGCCGCACCGCTGCGGCGTCTGTGGGAAGGGCTTCAGGATCACCTCGGCCATGGTCCGCCACTCCAGGACGCACTCGGGCGTCAGGCCCTACAGCTGCCACGTCTGCCTCAAGGGCTTCGTCTCCAGCTCCGACATGAAGGTCCACCTGAGGACGCACACCGGCGAGAAGCCCTACGTCTGCCCCGTGTGTGGGAGGAGCTTCGCGCTCAGCACGCCGCTCAAGCACCACCTGAGGCGCCACACGGAGGACGGACGCTGCACTGCAGCACGCGCTCCGGCCACGTCCACGTCCACGCGCTGCGACGCCACCTGA